One window of Mesorhizobium sp. WSM4904 genomic DNA carries:
- a CDS encoding sulfite exporter TauE/SafE family protein, whose product MIQALFDYQREIYLAVAQHLKSFAADGNWLALFAVLPMGVVFGAAHALTPGHSKTLLAAYITGSQVKLSRGLLVSLALSLTHIALAVLIALLALPVVSIALGSVGRAPALEVLSRGLLGLVGAWMIWRALRGRHQHHAHEGEAFGIMAGLIPCPLTLFVMTFAIARGVPWAGIVFAIAMMAGVAVTLGVVVGLAVLFRRGSAVVLQRFGSSTARISTLLEIGTGLILIGAAVRQFLVA is encoded by the coding sequence ATGATACAGGCGCTCTTCGACTACCAGCGCGAGATCTACCTGGCGGTGGCGCAGCACCTCAAATCCTTCGCCGCTGACGGCAACTGGCTTGCCCTGTTTGCTGTGCTGCCGATGGGCGTGGTGTTCGGCGCGGCCCACGCGCTGACGCCGGGCCACAGCAAAACGCTGCTTGCCGCCTATATCACCGGATCGCAAGTGAAGCTGTCGCGAGGATTGCTGGTATCGCTGGCACTTTCCCTCACGCATATCGCGCTTGCCGTCCTGATTGCGCTGCTGGCGCTGCCGGTGGTCTCGATTGCGCTGGGCAGCGTCGGCCGCGCCCCGGCGCTGGAAGTTCTCAGCCGCGGGCTGCTCGGGCTCGTAGGCGCTTGGATGATCTGGCGCGCGCTGCGCGGCCGTCACCAACATCATGCCCATGAAGGGGAAGCGTTTGGTATCATGGCGGGGCTTATCCCGTGTCCGTTGACGCTTTTCGTGATGACCTTCGCGATAGCGCGCGGAGTGCCGTGGGCGGGTATCGTCTTCGCGATAGCCATGATGGCCGGTGTGGCGGTTACCCTTGGTGTCGTCGTTGGCCTGGCTGTCCTGTTTCGCAGAGGCTCCGCCGTCGTTCTTCAGCGCTTCGGATCCAGTACCGCGCGTATCTCGACGCTATTGGAGATCGGAACAGGATTGATCCTGATCGGCGCCGCGGTGCGCCAGTTCTTGGTTGCTTGA
- the chrA gene encoding chromate efflux transporter, with protein sequence MLAAFTKLGVSSFGGPIAHLGYFRDELVLRRKWIDEEGYADIVALCQFLPGPASSQVAFALGMLRAGPLGAAAAWIGFTLPSAILLVLFAYGSSAFAGTAEAGLLHGLKVVAVAVVAQAVWGMARSLTPDRERAAIALAAVLIVTFAASSVGQIAAIALGSLAGLWLCRSGSTPAIGELHFRVSKAFGMLALGAFALLFVLSMLLAGQAQAIALFAAFYRAGSLVFGGGHVVLPLLQAQVVAPGWVDNNAFLAGYGAAQAVPGPLFTFAAYLGAVMGPAPNGIAGATIALVALFLPGLLLVVGTLPFWDDFRSRPTAQAAMRGANAAVVGILGAALYNPVWTSAIRVQGDFALALAGFLLLTVWRAPPWIVVVSLAAASMILALT encoded by the coding sequence GTGCTCGCGGCTTTCACCAAACTGGGCGTGAGCTCGTTCGGCGGGCCGATCGCCCATCTCGGCTATTTCCGCGACGAATTGGTGCTCCGGCGCAAATGGATCGACGAGGAAGGCTACGCCGACATCGTGGCGCTCTGCCAGTTCCTGCCTGGCCCCGCAAGCAGCCAGGTGGCGTTTGCGCTCGGAATGCTGCGCGCCGGTCCGTTGGGCGCGGCGGCCGCCTGGATCGGCTTCACGCTGCCTTCCGCCATCCTGCTCGTTCTCTTCGCCTATGGATCATCCGCTTTCGCGGGAACGGCCGAGGCCGGCCTGTTGCACGGCCTGAAGGTGGTGGCCGTTGCGGTCGTCGCGCAAGCGGTGTGGGGCATGGCGCGGAGCCTCACGCCGGATCGTGAAAGGGCGGCAATCGCGCTTGCGGCAGTGCTGATCGTAACTTTCGCGGCCAGCTCCGTCGGCCAGATCGCCGCGATCGCTCTTGGAAGCCTTGCCGGATTATGGCTGTGCCGAAGCGGAAGCACACCGGCGATCGGTGAGTTGCATTTCCGTGTTTCCAAAGCGTTCGGCATGCTGGCGCTCGGTGCCTTCGCCCTGCTCTTCGTGCTGTCGATGCTGCTTGCGGGACAGGCCCAGGCCATCGCGCTCTTCGCAGCCTTCTATCGCGCGGGTTCGCTGGTCTTCGGCGGCGGGCATGTGGTTCTGCCCTTGCTGCAGGCGCAGGTCGTTGCACCCGGCTGGGTGGACAACAACGCCTTTCTCGCCGGCTATGGCGCCGCCCAGGCGGTGCCGGGTCCGCTCTTCACCTTCGCGGCCTATCTCGGAGCGGTCATGGGGCCGGCGCCGAACGGCATCGCCGGGGCGACGATCGCGCTTGTCGCGCTCTTCCTGCCCGGGCTGCTGCTGGTCGTCGGAACGCTGCCGTTCTGGGACGACTTTCGCTCAAGGCCGACGGCCCAGGCGGCGATGCGCGGCGCGAACGCGGCCGTCGTCGGAATTCTGGGCGCCGCCCTCTACAACCCGGTCTGGACCAGCGCCATCCGCGTGCAAGGCGACTTCGCGCTGGCGCTGGCTGGCTTTCTCCTGCTCACCGTCTGGAGGGCACCCCCGTGGATCGTGGTCGTTTCGCTGGCGGCGGCGAGCATGATCCTTGCTTTGACCTGA
- a CDS encoding metal-sensing transcriptional repressor, with amino-acid sequence MTIHSSHPDIIARLKRAHGHLAAVLAMFEQGRSCLDLAQQLHAVESAVGNAKRELIHDHMEHCLVEGGEPTRDTLKELKQLTKYL; translated from the coding sequence ATGACGATACACAGCTCCCATCCCGACATCATCGCCCGGCTCAAGCGCGCGCATGGCCATCTCGCCGCCGTGCTCGCCATGTTCGAGCAGGGACGCTCCTGCCTCGACCTCGCGCAACAGCTTCATGCCGTCGAAAGCGCGGTCGGCAACGCCAAGCGCGAGCTGATCCACGACCACATGGAGCATTGCCTGGTCGAAGGCGGCGAGCCGACCAGGGACACGCTCAAGGAGCTGAAGCAGCTCACCAAATATTTGTGA
- a CDS encoding PadR family transcriptional regulator — translation MQHQELLAGFIRLHILHHAAEGDLYGQWMIEELARHGYRVSPGTLYPMLHAMERKGYLESRIERTGRSQRRLYTATRHGLEGLAAAQDKIRELFREVVSGRSV, via the coding sequence ATGCAGCACCAGGAGCTGCTGGCAGGATTCATAAGGCTTCACATCCTGCACCACGCGGCCGAAGGCGATCTCTACGGGCAATGGATGATCGAGGAACTGGCGCGCCACGGTTACCGCGTCAGTCCCGGCACACTCTATCCGATGCTGCATGCCATGGAGCGCAAGGGCTATCTCGAGTCCCGAATCGAGCGGACAGGCCGGTCGCAACGACGCCTCTACACAGCCACCCGCCACGGCCTCGAGGGCCTGGCGGCCGCGCAGGACAAGATCAGGGAGCTGTTTCGTGAAGTCGTCTCAGGACGCAGCGTCTGA
- a CDS encoding cation diffusion facilitator family transporter: MWEKLLDWFGFGAHGHDHGGHGHDHHGPHGHTHGVIDATIATTDRGIWAIKWSFVILAITAALQVVVVVFSGSVALLADTIHNVADATTAIPLWIAFVLARRKPTRTFTYGLGRVEDLAGIVIVLIILASAIVAGYEAMDRLLDPQPVRFLGWLAAAGVIGFLGNEAVAVFRIRVGREINSAALIADGYHARTDGLTSLAVVAGAIGVWLGFPLADPIIGLIITAAIFGIVWQSARSVLTRMLDGVEPGLVDEIHHAAEHVAGIEKVTEAKARWLGHKLHVDVAIAVNDGLLLAAANNIAASLKAELFAHIPALDVATVRFAESSAEGAHHHAPDPFLVSGKLASGLLEIVDTPQGERMRLRLSRHAEGLQANVAIERPGGTVERLPLSPVGGDHHYLQSLAAPAEPHEFSARLQLSAGADSEDLPFAMVEPEGHHEHVH, encoded by the coding sequence ATGTGGGAAAAGCTTCTGGACTGGTTCGGGTTCGGGGCACATGGTCATGACCATGGCGGGCACGGCCATGATCATCATGGCCCGCACGGCCACACCCATGGCGTGATCGACGCCACGATCGCCACCACCGATCGCGGCATATGGGCGATCAAATGGTCATTCGTCATCCTGGCGATCACGGCGGCCTTGCAGGTTGTCGTCGTCGTGTTTTCGGGCAGCGTGGCGCTGCTTGCCGACACCATCCACAACGTCGCCGACGCGACCACCGCTATCCCGCTTTGGATCGCCTTCGTGCTGGCGCGCCGCAAGCCGACCCGCACCTTCACCTACGGCCTCGGCCGGGTGGAGGATTTGGCCGGCATCGTCATCGTACTCATCATCCTGGCGAGCGCGATTGTCGCCGGATACGAGGCGATGGACCGCCTGCTCGATCCCCAGCCGGTGCGGTTCCTCGGCTGGCTCGCGGCTGCCGGCGTCATAGGCTTCCTCGGCAACGAGGCGGTGGCCGTGTTCCGCATCCGCGTCGGCCGTGAGATCAACAGCGCCGCGCTGATCGCCGACGGCTATCACGCCCGCACCGACGGATTGACCAGCCTCGCCGTCGTCGCAGGCGCGATCGGCGTCTGGCTCGGCTTTCCGCTGGCGGACCCGATCATCGGCCTCATCATCACAGCCGCCATCTTCGGCATCGTCTGGCAGTCGGCGCGCTCTGTGCTGACCCGCATGCTCGACGGGGTGGAGCCCGGATTGGTCGACGAGATCCATCACGCTGCCGAACATGTCGCGGGCATCGAGAAGGTGACCGAGGCGAAGGCCCGCTGGCTCGGCCACAAGCTGCATGTCGACGTGGCGATCGCGGTCAATGACGGGCTGCTGCTCGCCGCCGCGAACAACATCGCCGCATCGCTGAAAGCAGAGCTTTTCGCACACATTCCGGCGCTCGACGTCGCCACGGTCCGTTTCGCCGAGTCGAGCGCCGAAGGTGCCCACCATCACGCGCCCGACCCGTTCCTGGTGTCGGGCAAGCTCGCCAGCGGGCTGCTGGAGATCGTCGACACGCCGCAGGGCGAGCGCATGCGCCTGCGCCTGTCGCGCCACGCCGAGGGCCTGCAGGCGAACGTCGCCATCGAGCGGCCGGGCGGTACGGTCGAGCGCCTGCCGCTGTCGCCGGTCGGCGGCGACCACCACTACCTGCAGAGCCTGGCCGCCCCGGCCGAGCCGCACGAATTCAGCGCCAGGCTGCAGCTTTCGGCCGGCGCTGACAGCGAGGATCTGCCCTTCGCCATGGTGGAGCCCGAAGGTCACCACGAGCACGTGCATTGA
- a CDS encoding VOC family protein, producing the protein MATVNVRYIVDDVDAAIAFYTKALGFSVVMHPAPSFAMLDKGDLRLLINATTGPGGASQPMLDGRKPAPGGWNRIQIEVADIEDEVARLKALGARFRNDTVAGIGGKQILLDDPAGNPIELFEPPRK; encoded by the coding sequence ATGGCAACAGTGAATGTCCGCTACATCGTCGACGATGTGGACGCGGCCATCGCGTTCTACACGAAAGCGCTCGGCTTCTCCGTCGTGATGCATCCGGCGCCGAGTTTCGCCATGCTGGACAAAGGCGACCTTCGACTGCTGATCAACGCAACGACCGGGCCGGGCGGCGCGTCCCAGCCGATGCTCGACGGCCGCAAACCGGCACCCGGCGGCTGGAACCGGATCCAGATCGAGGTTGCGGATATCGAGGACGAGGTCGCCCGTTTGAAGGCCCTCGGCGCCCGGTTTCGCAATGACACGGTTGCCGGGATCGGCGGCAAGCAGATCCTGCTCGACGACCCCGCCGGCAATCCGATCGAGCTGTTCGAGCCGCCACGCAAGTAG
- a CDS encoding MFS transporter, whose translation MYAARAFRDFGDGFAAVLLPVYLASIGLGPLEIGVVATVALLGSALLTLGIGFLAVRADRRTLLLAASGLMIATGLAYARSSTYAVVLLVAFLGTINPSSGSVSIFVPLEHAVLSRLVADADRTKAFARYSLLGALAAALGALAATSPDFLVTIGMSRTMALKAMFVLYAVLGVAGGLVYARIPAGSKTSPRDRPTAALGPSRTIVYKLAALFSIDAFAGGFAVQSLMALWLFSKFGLSLSTAGVFFFWSGVLSAVSFPVAAWLSNRIGLVNTMVFTHIPSSICLILAALVPNLDASLAFLLVRAALSQMDVPTRSSYVMAVVTPPERPAAASVTSVPRSLAAAASPAIAGALFAAGFEAWPLVICGALKIVYDLALLWAFRHIKPPEER comes from the coding sequence ATATACGCGGCGCGGGCCTTTCGAGACTTTGGCGATGGCTTTGCCGCAGTGCTCTTGCCGGTATACCTGGCGTCGATCGGGCTTGGACCTCTCGAGATTGGCGTTGTCGCCACCGTCGCGCTCCTTGGTTCGGCACTGCTGACGCTCGGCATCGGGTTCCTGGCGGTGCGGGCAGATCGGCGCACCCTGCTTTTGGCCGCATCCGGCCTGATGATCGCAACCGGGCTGGCTTACGCACGATCGAGCACCTATGCAGTCGTTCTGCTCGTGGCCTTTCTGGGCACGATCAACCCCTCCTCCGGCAGCGTCAGCATCTTTGTACCGCTGGAGCATGCCGTCTTGTCGCGTCTCGTCGCGGATGCGGACCGCACGAAGGCTTTCGCACGCTACAGCCTGTTGGGCGCACTGGCAGCAGCGCTTGGCGCCCTTGCCGCAACCAGTCCGGACTTCCTGGTGACGATCGGCATGTCGCGGACCATGGCGCTGAAGGCAATGTTTGTCCTCTATGCGGTTCTTGGCGTGGCGGGGGGCCTGGTGTACGCGCGCATTCCAGCCGGTTCGAAAACATCTCCACGGGACCGGCCCACCGCGGCACTTGGGCCGTCGCGCACCATTGTCTACAAGCTGGCGGCTCTGTTCAGCATCGATGCGTTCGCCGGCGGTTTCGCGGTGCAATCGCTCATGGCTCTGTGGCTGTTCAGCAAGTTCGGGCTTTCGCTATCGACCGCCGGGGTGTTCTTTTTCTGGTCGGGTGTTTTGTCGGCGGTTTCATTTCCGGTCGCCGCATGGCTGTCGAACCGCATCGGGCTTGTGAACACGATGGTGTTCACTCACATCCCGTCAAGCATCTGCCTGATCCTGGCCGCCTTAGTGCCGAACCTCGATGCCTCCCTGGCATTTCTTCTTGTACGCGCGGCGCTGTCCCAGATGGACGTGCCGACCCGCTCCTCATATGTGATGGCGGTCGTCACGCCACCGGAGCGGCCCGCGGCGGCGAGCGTTACCTCGGTGCCACGCAGCCTCGCCGCCGCCGCTAGCCCCGCCATTGCCGGCGCGCTATTTGCCGCGGGATTCGAAGCTTGGCCTCTGGTGATCTGCGGTGCCCTCAAGATCGTCTATGACTTGGCCTTGCTTTGGGCTTTCCGCCACATCAAGCCACCCGAAGAACGATGA